Genomic window (Kribbella jejuensis):
GACGATGGCGGTCAAGGACAACATCGATCTGGCGGGCGTACCGACAACGGCGGGCGACCCGCGCAACACCCGGCCCGCGGAGCGGAACGCGTTCGTGGTGGACCGGTTGATCGCGGCCGGCGCCGTACCGTTGGGCAAGACGAACCTGGACCAGTACGCGACCGGCCTGGTCGGCACCCGGTCGCCGTACGGGCCTTGTCACTCGGTGTTCTCCGAGCTGCATGTGTCCGGCGGATCGAGTTCGGGCAGTGCGGTCGCGGTGGCGAGTGGACAGGTCGATTTCGCGCTCGGCACCGACACGGCCGGGAGCGGCCGGGTGCCGGCAGCATTCAACCGGCTGATCGGCATCAAGCCGAGCCGTGGACTCGTGTCCGCGCGTGGCGTGGTCCCGGCCTGCCGGTCGCTGGACTGTGTGACCGTGATGGCGCGTACCGTCGCGACCGCGCGGGCGGCGTACGACGTGATGGTTGCCTACGACCCCGATGACGCGTGGTCGCGGCCAGTTGGTTTGTTGCCGCAGCGCCGGGCCGGACGCGGCGACCAGGCCGTCATCGGCGTACCGGACCTGGCGCTCGACCTGGATCCGTTGCATGCCGAGGCCTGGCAGGCGACGCTCGACGAGGCACATCGGCTGGGCGAGGTCGTCAAGGTGGACGTCCGGCCGCTGCTCGAGGCCGCTGACCTGCTGTACTCCGGGCCGTGGCTGGCCGAGCGCTGGCTGGCCTTCGGTGACAAGCTCGACGACGATCCGGCCGTCGACCCGGCGGTCCGAACGATCGTCCGCGCCGGCGAGTCGCTCACCGCGGCGGCCGCTTTTGCCGGTTTCGATCGGCTGGCCGAGCTGGCCCGCGCGAGTTCGTCCTTGTGGACGGAGGTGGATGCGCTGCTGCTGCCGGTCACACCCGGCCACCCCACGTTGGCCGAGGTCGCGGCCGATCCGATCGGCGTGAACAGCCGCTTGGGCCGGTTCACGAACATGGTGAACCTGCTGGATCTGTGCGCAATCGCCTTTCCTGGAACGGATCGTGCCGACGGCCTGCCGTTCGGGGTCCAACTGCTCGCACCGGCCGGTCACGACCATGAGCTGATCGATCTGGCGGCGTTGTGGTGCGGTGAACCGGTTCCGCCGCGCGCTTCGGACGACGTACTGCTGGCTGTCGCCGGCGCGCACCTCAGCGGCCAACCGCTCAACGACGAACTCGTACGCCGCGGAGCCCGGCTCGCGTACACAGCCCGTACTGCGGCGTCGTACCGCATGTACCTCGTCGACGGCCCCCGCCCCGGCCTGACCCGAACGCTGAACGACGAGCCCGGGCCGGGCATCGAAGTGGAGGTCTGGAAGCTGCCCACCGCCGAACTCGCCGGCTTCATGTCAACCATCGCGCCCCCGCTGACCATCGGTCCCCTCGAACTGTCCGACGGCCAGCAGGTGCTCGGCTTCCTCTGCACTGCGGATGCCGCAGATCCGACCCAAGACATCACCAGCTGGGGCAGCTGGCGCGCGTACCTGGACGGGCGCGAAGCCTAGGGTAGGTGGGCATGAGCCTGACGCCCGCCGAACAGAACGTACTGGAACGGATCGACGAACGACTGCTGATCCGCGTCACACAGGAACTGGTCCGCGCGCCTGGGCAGAACCCACCGGGCGAGGAGGCCGCGACGGTCGCCGCACTCGTGGCGGCCGCACGCGACCTCGACCTCGACGTGACGACTCGTTCTGTCGAGGCAGGTCGCGACAACGTGTCGGTGACGCTGTCCGGTGGCGACAGTCCCGGCCTGCTGTTGCTCGGTCATACCGATGTCGTGCCGGTCGGCGACGGGTGGACGGTCGACCCGTACGGCGGGCTCGTGCGCGACGGGCGGATCTACGGGCGCGGTGCGTCCGACATGAAGGGCGGTCTGGCTGCTGCGCTGGCTGCCCTCGCGGCATTGCGTGGTACGGCTTTGAGCGGTCCGGTGGAACTGGCCGCCGTGGTCGACGAAGAGGAGACGGGCAAGGGGATCCGCGCGTTCATCGAGTCCGCTCAGCGCGCACCTGTGGATAACTCCGGTCCGACCAGCTCGCCGAGCGATAGACTTGAAGCGGAAAGGACAGGGGCGAAACACCAGTACGTCGGGTGCATCACAGCCGAGCCGACCGATCTGCAGACCATCATCGCGGCGCGCGGCGACTCGTACTTGCAGGTGGCGGTGCACGGGCGTGCCTCGCACGCGGGTAACCCGGACGGTGGCGCCAACGCGATCTACGGCGCGGCGGCCGTCGTCGCGGAGATCGAACGCCTGCACGGCGAGCTGGCGCAGGCACCCCATCCCCTGCTCGGGCCCGCGACCTGGAGCGTCGGCCAGATCAACGGCGGCACCGGCGGCTCGATCGTGCCGGCCGACTGTGTGGTGGTCGCGGACCGCCGGCTCCTGCCGGGCGAATCACCCGCCGAGGTACTCGCCGACCTGGGCCGCCGGGTCGCCGCCCTGCGGTTGGAGGACCGTGAGCTGACCGTCGAACTCTCCATGCCGATGGAAATGCCGGCCTTCGAAACCTCCGAGGACCACGAACTGGTACGCGTCACCGAGTCCGCCCGCTTCGACGCCGGCGGCCCACCCCTGCCCCTCGCCGGCTGGACCGCAGCCTGCGACGGCGGCTACATCGCCCGCGACCTCAGCATCCCGGTGGTCGTCCTAGGCCCCGGCTCAGTAACCACCCAAGCCCACCGCGGCGACGAGTCGGTCGCAATCGCCGAACTCGTGACCGCGGCGCGCGCCTATGCGTTGATCGCCCTACGGCTGCTCGGTACGACGGCGTGAGTCGGCGGGTCCTGCATTCGGGCTCGGTGCTTGATGTCCGTTCGGGTGACGTGCGGTCGGCCGATGTTGTGCTTGCCGACGATCGCATTGCCGATGTGGGGATCGGACTGGACGGCGACGAGGGCGTCGACTGCACAGGCGCGTTGCTGGTGCCTGGCTTCATCGACTGTCACACCCACGTGTGCTTCGGGCCTGCTGGCGTGGATGCGCTGCAATTGCCGCGGTCGGCTCGGACGCTGTCCGCAGTACCGGTGTTGCGGACGTTGCTGCGGCTCGGGGTGACGACGGTGCGGGACGCGTGGGGCGCCGACGCCGGCGTACGGCTCGCGATCGAGAACGGGTGGATCGAAGGACCTGAGCTGCTGCTGAGTTTGCGGCAGGTCGGTACGACGGGTGCGATCGGCGACGTGTGGGCGCCGCGGACCGGGGCGCTCGAGTTCTACGGGGATCCGTCACTGCCGGATCCGATCTTCGACGGGGCCGACGCAGGACGAGCCGTCGTACGGCGGATGGTTCAGGCTGGGGCGGACTGGATCAAGGTGACGGCGAGCGGGTCGATGGCGCTCGGGATCGGCGTGCACGATGTACATCTGACGTACGACGAGCTGGCTGCGGTGGTGGATGAGGCGCACCGGCGGGGTGGGCGGCGGGTGATGGTTCATGCGCATGGGGCGCGGGCGGCCGAGCTTGCGGCGCGCGCCGGGGCGGCGAGCGTGGAGCACGGAACCTACCTGGATGAGGCTGCGGTAGCTGCGATGGCGGATTGCGGGACCTGGTACGTGCCGACCTTGTCGGTTACTCAGTCGGATCCGGAGCACGGGCCGGACGGGGCGCCCGAAGCGCACCGGGAGTCGATGCGACTGGCGATCGAAGCCGGGGTGCGGATCGCGATGGGAACGGATGGTCCGGTACGGCCGCACTCAGAGGTGTTGCGGGAACTCAGCCATCTGGCAGCCGCCGGGTTGGGCGAGGCCGGGGCATTCCGGGCGGCGACGATCGACGCGGCGCGGTTGCTCGGGCTGGCGGAGGATCGCGGGGAGATCGCGGTTGGCAAGCGTGCTGATCTGGTGGTGCTCGATGGGGCGACGCTGGACTGCGCGGCCATGGAGGAGCGGCTCCGCCAGGTGTTTCACAACGGGGTCGAGGTCGTCCGTTGACTCTCACACGGTGTCAGACATTAGACAGCTCGTATGTTGACAGCAGGAGAGGCTGCGGAGCGGATCCGCGTAGGGCAGACGACGTCACGAGAGCTCACTGAAGAGCTCCTTACCCGGATCGCCGCTGATACCGCGGTTAACGCGGTCGTGGAAGTGCGGCGGGAGTATGCGCTCAGCGCAGCAGATCGAGCCGATAGAGGGGGTGGGTCGTCGGGGGCTTTGCATGGGGTGCCGGTGACGGTCAAGGAGTGTTTTGATGTCGGGGGGATGCATACGACTTGGGGGAATCCGGCGTTTGCGGGGTTTGTGGCTCGGCGGGATGCGGTGGTGGTGGAGCGGTTGCAGCGGGCCGGGGCGATTGTTGTCGGGAAGACCAACGTTCACACGATGCTTGCCGACTTCGGGCAGACCACGAACGAGATCTACGGGCGGACCAACAACCCCGCCGACCTCACCCGGACGCCCGGCGGATCGTCCGGCGGGGCGGCGGCCGCGCTGGCGGTAGGGCTCACGTATCTCGAGTACGGATCCGACCTGGTCGGATCGGTCCGGCTGCCCGCGGCGTACTGCGGCGTCTACGGACTGAAGCCCACCAACGGACTCGTCCCGCAACGCGGTTTCCAGCCCCCGGGTACGCCGTACGTCCCGAGCGAACTGCCCAACTTGTCGACCCTCGGACCACTCGCCCGCTCGGC
Coding sequences:
- the atzF gene encoding allophanate hydrolase codes for the protein MNHEWIARVEPVAPQPGPLRGLTMAVKDNIDLAGVPTTAGDPRNTRPAERNAFVVDRLIAAGAVPLGKTNLDQYATGLVGTRSPYGPCHSVFSELHVSGGSSSGSAVAVASGQVDFALGTDTAGSGRVPAAFNRLIGIKPSRGLVSARGVVPACRSLDCVTVMARTVATARAAYDVMVAYDPDDAWSRPVGLLPQRRAGRGDQAVIGVPDLALDLDPLHAEAWQATLDEAHRLGEVVKVDVRPLLEAADLLYSGPWLAERWLAFGDKLDDDPAVDPAVRTIVRAGESLTAAAAFAGFDRLAELARASSSLWTEVDALLLPVTPGHPTLAEVAADPIGVNSRLGRFTNMVNLLDLCAIAFPGTDRADGLPFGVQLLAPAGHDHELIDLAALWCGEPVPPRASDDVLLAVAGAHLSGQPLNDELVRRGARLAYTARTAASYRMYLVDGPRPGLTRTLNDEPGPGIEVEVWKLPTAELAGFMSTIAPPLTIGPLELSDGQQVLGFLCTADAADPTQDITSWGSWRAYLDGREA
- a CDS encoding M20 family metallopeptidase, whose translation is MSLTPAEQNVLERIDERLLIRVTQELVRAPGQNPPGEEAATVAALVAAARDLDLDVTTRSVEAGRDNVSVTLSGGDSPGLLLLGHTDVVPVGDGWTVDPYGGLVRDGRIYGRGASDMKGGLAAALAALAALRGTALSGPVELAAVVDEEETGKGIRAFIESAQRAPVDNSGPTSSPSDRLEAERTGAKHQYVGCITAEPTDLQTIIAARGDSYLQVAVHGRASHAGNPDGGANAIYGAAAVVAEIERLHGELAQAPHPLLGPATWSVGQINGGTGGSIVPADCVVVADRRLLPGESPAEVLADLGRRVAALRLEDRELTVELSMPMEMPAFETSEDHELVRVTESARFDAGGPPLPLAGWTAACDGGYIARDLSIPVVVLGPGSVTTQAHRGDESVAIAELVTAARAYALIALRLLGTTA
- a CDS encoding amidohydrolase family protein, with protein sequence MLDVRSGDVRSADVVLADDRIADVGIGLDGDEGVDCTGALLVPGFIDCHTHVCFGPAGVDALQLPRSARTLSAVPVLRTLLRLGVTTVRDAWGADAGVRLAIENGWIEGPELLLSLRQVGTTGAIGDVWAPRTGALEFYGDPSLPDPIFDGADAGRAVVRRMVQAGADWIKVTASGSMALGIGVHDVHLTYDELAAVVDEAHRRGGRRVMVHAHGARAAELAARAGAASVEHGTYLDEAAVAAMADCGTWYVPTLSVTQSDPEHGPDGAPEAHRESMRLAIEAGVRIAMGTDGPVRPHSEVLRELSHLAAAGLGEAGAFRAATIDAARLLGLAEDRGEIAVGKRADLVVLDGATLDCAAMEERLRQVFHNGVEVVR
- a CDS encoding amidase family protein, with protein sequence MLTAGEAAERIRVGQTTSRELTEELLTRIAADTAVNAVVEVRREYALSAADRADRGGGSSGALHGVPVTVKECFDVGGMHTTWGNPAFAGFVARRDAVVVERLQRAGAIVVGKTNVHTMLADFGQTTNEIYGRTNNPADLTRTPGGSSGGAAAALAVGLTYLEYGSDLVGSVRLPAAYCGVYGLKPTNGLVPQRGFQPPGTPYVPSELPNLSTLGPLARSAADLRIALRATAGPEAPYSYTLRPPRHRQLSDYRVGIVTDHPAAPVTAEVGDALSNTIDVLAKSGAKIVEKWPDRVDPNGQADEFGRQVELFFALHGGEPSSLTVDQLLTTERNRLAARAKWQQYFENVDVFLCPTSFTVAFPHGSTTIDGRPYEAQVFWIAHASLIGHPALSMPIGRTAAGLPTAAQVIGPWHEDDTAITFAELLGQLVD